In Lonchura striata isolate bLonStr1 chromosome 32, bLonStr1.mat, whole genome shotgun sequence, a single window of DNA contains:
- the LOC110477347 gene encoding V-type proton ATPase subunit B, brain isoform, giving the protein MAAVRALRGAVNGAGPGGPREQAAALTRDFLSQPRLTYKTVSGVNGPLVILDQVKFPRYAEIVHLTLPDGTRRSGQVLEVSGSKAVVQVFEGTSGIDAKKTSCEFTGDILRTPVSEDMLGRVFNGSGKPIDRGPIVLAEDFLDIMGQPINPQCRIYPEEMIQTGISAIDGMNSIARGQKIPIFSAAGLPHNEIAAQICRQAGLVKKSKDVMDYSEENFAIVFAAMGVNMETARFFKSDFEENGSMDNVCLFLNLANDPTIERIITPRLALTTAEFLAYQCEKHVLVILTDMSSYAEALREVSAAREEVPGRRGFPGYMYTDLATIYERAGRVEGRNGSITQIPILTMPNDDITHPIPDLTGYITEGQIYVDRQLHNRQIYPPINVLPSLSRLMKSAIGEGMTRKDHADVSNQLYACYAIGKDVQAMKAVVGEEALTSDDLLYLEFLQKFEKNFIAQGPYENRTVFETLDIGWQLLRIFPKEMLKRIPQSTLAEFYPRDAKH; this is encoded by the exons ATGGCGGCGgtgcgggcgctgcgcggggcCGTGAAcggcgccgggcccggcgggccCCGCGAGCAGGCGGCGGCGCTGACCCGCGACTTCCTGTCCCAGCCGCGCCTCA CCTACAAAACCGTGTCGGGTGTGAACGGGCCCCTGGTTATCCTGGACCAGGTTAAG ttCCCCAGGTACGCCGAGATCGTGCACCTGACCCTGCCCGACGGCACCAGGAGGAGTGGGCAGGTGCTGGAAGTCAGTGGCTCCAAAGCTGTGGTGCAG GTATTTGAAGGCACTTCAGGGATTGATGCCAAGAAAACCTCCTGTGAGTTCACCGGGGACATCCTGCGGACCCCGGTCTCGGAGGACATGCTGG GCAGAGTGTTCAATGGGTCAGGAAAACCCATCGACAGAGGCCCCATTGTCTTGGCTGAGGATTTCTTGGACATCATGG GCCAGCCCATCAACCCCCAGTGTCGGATCTATCCAGAGGAGATGATCCAGACTGGGATTTCTGCCATAGATGGCATGAACAGTATTGCCAGGGGGcagaaaatccccattttctcagctgctgggctgcccCACAACGAG ATTGCAGCTCAGATCTGTCGCCAGGCTGGCTTGGTGAAGAAATCCAAAGATGTGATGGATTACAGCGAGGAGAACTTTGCCATCGTCTTTGCTGCCATGGGG GTGAACATGGAAACCGCTCGGTTCTTCAAGTCAGACTTCGAGGAGAACGGCTCCATGGACAACGTGTGCCTGTTCCTGAACCTGGCCAACGACCCCAC CATCGAGCGCATCATCACGCCCCGCCTGGCCCTGACCACGGCCGAGTTCCTGGCCTACCAGTGTGAGAAGCACGTGCTGGTCATCCTGACAGACATGAGCTCCTACGCCGAGGCTCTCCGAGAG GTGTCAGCAGCTCGGGAGGAGGTGCCTGGGCGCCGTGGCTTCCCTGGCTACATGTACACTGACCTGGCCACCATCTACGAGCGCGCCGGGCGCGTGGAGGGCAGGAACGGCTCCATCACCCAGATCCCCATCCTCACCATGCCCAACGACG ATATTACTCATCCCATCCCTGACTTGACTGGATACATCACTGAGGGACAGATCTACGTGGACAGGCAGCTGCACAACAGGCAG ATTTACCCCCCCATCAACGTCCTGCCCTCCCTGTCCCGGCTGATGAAGTCGGCCATCGGCGAGGGCATGACCAGGAAGGACCACGCAGACGTGTCCAACCAGCTG TACGCCTGCTACGCCATCGGCAAGGACGTGCAGGCCATGAAGGCCGTGGTGGGCGAGGAGGCCCTGACCTCGGACGATCTGCTGTACCTGGAGTTCCTGCAGAAGTTTGAGAAGAACTTCATCGCTCAGG GGCCCTACGAGAACCGCACGGTGTTCGAGACCCTGGACATCGGCTGGCAGCTGCTGCGGATCTTCCCCAAGGAGATGCTCAAGAGGATCCCCCAGAGCACGCTGGCCGAGTTCTACCCTCGGGATGCCAAGCACTAG